The genomic window GATCCAAAGAAAGCCATGCTGAAAGGCTTGACCAGCCAGTTGACGAACAGGGTCACCGCCAGCCCTTTTGGCCTCCGGGCGACCCCACGAAGCCCGCCGAAGTCGATCTTGAGCATCATCGGAAAGATCATGAGCCAGATCAGCACCGTGATCGGGACATTGACGTGGCTCCCTCCCAGCTCCAGGGAGCTCAGCTGGCGAGTCGCATCGGGAAAGAGCTTCCCAATGGCCACGCCAAGGACCATGCAGGCCGCCACCCAGAGGGTGAGATACCGCTCGAAGAAGTCGATTCGCTTGCTTGACCTTGTCTTCATAATCTATTATTGAGCAATAAGAAGCGATTCTCTCTGCATCTTACAGTTCTACAATACTAGAATTATGAGAACGAGTCAAGCGGTCGAAGTGCTCGCAGCGCTCGGGCAGGAGACGCGGCTCGACATCTTCCGGCTGCTGATCCAAGCGGGCCCTGCCGGGCTGCCGGCCGGGGAGATCGCGGCTCGGCTCAAGGTTCCGCTGGCTACCCTCTCCTTCCACCTCCAGCATCTGAGGCATGCGCGGCTGGCGAGCTCGCGAAAGCGGGGGAAGCTGGTGCTCTACTCTCCCAACTTCGCGACCGTCGACCGGCTGATCAGCTATCTGCTCCGCGACTGCTGTGGCCGGCCGAGCGTGGCGCGGGAGCTCTGCGGGGAGGCAGTCCGCCGGCCCAAGGCCGGCGCCAACCCGGGTGCGAGCGCGGGCTCCCCAAGCCCGTGATCCGCCGGCGAGGAATCGAAGGCGCCTGCCGTCGCTACGGCGCAAAGGAAGCCGAGCCGGAGAGAGCGTCGGGAAGCCGCTCCAGATACTCGTCGCGGCTGATATCGATCGCACCCATCTGGCGGGTGGTTGGCGTCGCCACCTGGGTGTCGAAGAGCCGGAAGCCGCGCTCGATCAGGCGATCGACCGTGAAGACCAGGGCGGCCTTCGAGGCGTCGGAGACCAGGTGGAACATCGATTCGCCGGCGAAGAAGCCCCCGATCGCCACGCCGTAGAGCCCCCCGACGAGCTCGCCATCCTGCCAGACTTCGACGCTGTGGGCATACCCTTGCCGATGAAGCTCGCAGTAGGCCTTGATGAACCGCGGGCTAATCCAGGTGTGCTCCCGCCCGAGGGCCGGGCGCGCGCAGCCGCGGATCACCTCGGTGAAGGCCTGGTTGACCGTAAAGGAGAACTTCCCTTGCCGCAGCTTCTGCGAGAGCCGACGAGGAACATGGAACTGATCCATCTCGAAGACCGCCCGCGGATCGGGTGACCACCAGGTCAGCGGCCGATCCGTCCATGGAAAGATGCCCGACCGGTAGCCCGCGAGGAGGCGGCCGACCGAGAGATCCCCGCCGACCGCCACCAGGCCGTCGGGATCGGCGCGGGAGACATCCGGAAAATGGATGCGAAAGAGGTTCAGGATGATCGCAGCCACGGCGCTATTTTAAAGAAAAGTTCGTGGTTCAAAACAACTCTTAATTTCATCACAGCGCAAGCTCACCCCCGGCCAGGAGGGCTTGGCGGAGCGCGTCGAGGGCGGCCTGAGAGGCAAGCCGCTTCACCATGCTCCGATCCCCCGGAAAGGTTTTCCGGAAGGAATGGACCTTTTCCTTGGTCGCCAACCCGAACCAGACCAGCCCGACGGGCTTTTCTGCCGTGCCTCCCGCGGGTCCGGCGATCCCGGTTACCGCAACCGCCAAGTCGGCCCCGCTCCGCCGCGAGGCTCCGAGGGCCATCGCCTCGGCGACCGCAGCGCTCACCGCTCCATGGGCCGCAAGCAGCTCCCGATCGACTCCCAGCTCCGCTACTTTTGCCTCGTTCGCATAGGCGATCCAGCCGAAAGTGAAGGCCTCGGAGCTCCCCGGCACGTCGGTCAACCGATGGCTCACGAGCCCTCCGGTGCATGACTCCGCCGTTGCGATCGTCTTTCCGGAACGAGTCGCCAGCCCGACTACCGCCGCTTCCAGGGTCGTTCCATCTTCTCCAAAGAGGGCCGAGCCGAGCCGCTTCTTGACCAGGGCTTCCGCCTGATCCAGGACCGATGCCTCGGAATGGCCGATCCGAAGCTCCACCTCTCCCGCTCGCTCGCAGTAGCCGATCTCCCGGATCCCCAGGGCACGCAAACCTTCCTCGACCCGCTCCTGCACCTCCCATTCTCCCAAGCCGACGCTCCACCAGGAGCGCCAGAGAAACACCTGCCCCTCGGCGCGGGCGCGGAGCCAAGGGACGACCGCCGCGCGCCACATCGGCACAAGCTCCCGGGGTGGACCGGGCAGGAGAAACATCGCCAGCCTTCCTTTCTGGACAAAAAGGCCCGGGGCCGTTCCGACGGAGTTCCAGAGGATCTGCGCTCCCTTGGGAACCATCGCCTGCCGTCGGATGGTCTCCGGGAGTGCCGCGATCCCCTTGGCGGCGCAAAAAGCGCGGATCCGCGCATCGACCGCCTCCTGGAACTCGAGCTCCCGGCCGATCGCCTCTGCCGCCGCCTCCCGCGTGTTATCGTCCGAGGTGACTCCCAAGCCCCCCGTCACCAGCACGACATCAGAACGAAAGAGGGCGTCCTCGAGGACGCGCCGAACGACCGCGCCGTCGGGCACGACCGTCTGCCGCTCCAGCCGCAGCCCAAGCGTCCGGAGCTCCCTCCCCACAAATGCCAGATGCGCCTCCGTCACCTCGCCCAACAGGAGCTCGGTTCCGGTGCTCACCAGTTCGACGGTCATCGGGTCCCTCCGCTAGCCGGCCTCTCTCGATCGGAGGAGATCAGGACTTCTTCTTCTCGCCCTTCCCGCGCGGCGGAGGAAAGGACTGACCCGCAAGAAGAGAGACCTTGATGCAGGTCTTCTCTCCCAGGGCGCCGCAGCAGTTCTTGAACTTCTTCGTCGGATCGAGCGGGCAGGGGTCGTTGCGACCCATCTTGGGACCGCTGCGGCTGATCGGCACGATCGGATGGTCGTGGTGCGCCGCTTCCGCCTCCGGTGCCGCACCCTTCGGCTCGGGAGCGGCCCCTGCCTCGCCGTCCGAAAGGTCGGGCCGCACCAGCTGCTGCGGCAAAGACGAGAGGAAGCGCTCGAAGGCGAGCACGCTCGACGCCGACCGGAAGAGATTCTGGACGATCTCCCGCTTGATCCTCCCCATCAGATCCTGAAAGAGAGCATAGGCCTCCTGCTTGTACTCGATCAGCGGATCCTTCTGGCCGTAGGCGCGCAGACCGATCCCGCCCCGCAGCCCGTCCATCGCGTAGAGATGCTCCTGCCAGAGGCGATCGATCGCGGACAGGGCCGTGATCCGCTCAAGCTCCTGGAGCGATGCGGGATCTTCGTACTTCACCTTGAGCTCGTAGGACTGCTGGACCCGTTCGAGGATCTTCTGCGCGGCAGCCTCGGGATCGCCATCACCCAGGTCCTCCTTGCGCATCCCCACCGGGAAGGTGGCGTTCGCCCATCCGAGCAGCCCGTCGAGATCGGCCACCCCGCCTTCCAGCCGCGCGTGCGCCTCCTCCCGCACGACCTCGCCCAGAACATCGAAGAGCTCCTTTCGCGGCTCCTCGGCCTCCAGGATCTGGTCGCGGAAGTTGTAGATCACCTCCCGCTGGAGGTTCATCACATCGTCATACTGGAGGGTGTGCTTCCGAATGCTGTAGTTGCGCTGCTCGACCCGCTTCTGGGCGGTGGCCACCGCCTTCGTGAGCCAGGGATGCTCGAGCTCCTCGTCCTCCTTCATCCCCAGGCGAGTCAACAGGCCGGCGATCCGGCGGGAGTCACCGAAGTTGCGCATGAGATCATCTTCCAGGGAAATGAAGAACTTCGAGTTCCCGGGATCCCCCTGACGGGCGCAGCGTCCCCGGAGCTGGAGGTCGATGCGTCGGGCCTCATGCCGCTCGGTTCCGAGGACGAAGAGCCCTCCCAAACCGTGCACCCCCTCCCCGAGCTTGATGTCGGTTCCTCTTCCCGCCATGTTCGTGGCGATGGTCACCATTCCCCGCAGGCCCGCCCGAGCGACGATCTCGGCCTCCTGCTGGTGGTATTTCGCGTTGAGCACGCTGTGAGGGATCCCCTCCCGCTTGAGCATCCGGCTCAGGAGCTCGGAGGACTCGACCGAGATCGTTCCGACCAGGACCGGCTCCCCTTTTCCGTGGAGCTCCCGGATCTTCTCCACGATCGCATGGTATTTTGCCCGCCGCGTCTTGAAGATGCTATCGTCCATATCCTCCCGAACGCAGGGACGATTGGTCGGGATCGCCACCACGTCGAGCTTGTAGATATCGTGGAGCTCGTTGGCCTCGGTCGCCGCGGTTCCCGTCATCCCGGCGAGCTTGGCATAGAGCCGGAAGTAGTTCTGGATGGTAATCGTCGCAAGGGTCTGCGTCTCCCGGTCGATGTGGACGCCCTCCTTCGCCTCGATCGCCTGGTGGAGACCGTCGCTCCAGCGGCGGCCCGGCATCAGCCTCCCGGTATACTCGTCCACGATGATCACCTTGTTGTCCTGGACGACGTAGTGAACGTCCTTCTCGTAGAGGCAGTATCCGCGCAGGAGCTGGGCGATCGTGTGGATCCGCTCGCTCGATTCTTCGTACCGCTTCTGAGCCTCCTGGCGCTTTCGCTCCTTCTCTTCCTCGCTGAGCGCCACATCCTTCCCGATCGCGTCGAAGAGCGTGGCGAGATCCGGCGGGGCGAAATAGTCGGGGTCGTCCGGGCTCAGGAACTTCCGCCCGCGCTCGCTCAAATCGGCCTCGTGGTTCTTTTCGTCGATCGCAAAGAAGAGCTCCTCCTTGATCTGGTAGAGCTCGATGCGCCGGGAGTCCTGATAGAGAGCCAGCTCCGCATCCTCCATCATCCGGCGGGCTTCTCCCTCTTCCAGGATCTTGAGAAGCTGCTTGTTGCGCGGCATCCCGAGCTTGATCTTGAAGAGGATCCGACCGATCTCCTCCCGGGGGCGGCCTTCGGCCAAGGCTTTTTGCGCCTCCTCGGCGAGCCGGGCGCACTCGATCATCTGTTGCTGCACCAGGCGCGCGACCGGACCCCGGTAGCGCTCGTACTCCCCGGTCGAGGCGACGGTCGCCGGGCCCGAGATGATCAAAGGGGTGCGGGCCTCGTCGATCAGGATGCTGTCGACCTCGTCGATGATGGCGTAGGGATGGCCCCGCTGGACCTTCTCCTCCCGGCTCGTCACGACGCTGTTGTCGCGCAGGTAGTCGAAGCCAAACTCGCTGTTGGTCCCATAGACGATGTCGCAAGCATACTGCCGCCTCCGCTCCTCGAAGGACTGTCCCTGCTGCAGGCAGCCGACGGTGAGGCCGAGAAAGCGATAGATCTCGCCCATCCACTCGCTGTCGCGCGCCGCCAGGTAGTCGTTGACCGTCACGACGTGGACACCCTTCCCGGTCAGGGCGTTCAAGTAGACGGGAAGGGTTCCCACCAGGGTCTTCCCCTCGCCGGTCGCCATCTCCGCGATCTTCCCTTGGTGCAGGACGATCCCGCCGACCAGCTGCACATCAAAGGGGATCATCTCCCAGGAGATCCTGTGGCCCCGCACCTCGACTACCTTCCGAGCCTCGGTGAAGCGGCGGCAGACGTTCTTCACGACCGCAAAAGCCTCCGGCAGCAAGTCCTCGAGCGTCTCTCCCGCAGCGAGCCGCTTCCGGAACTCGACCGTCTTCTGCTGGATCTCCGCGTCGGGCAGAGCACGCAACTGCTCTTCGAAGCGATTGATCTCCGCCACGCGCGGCCAGATCCGCGCCACCTCCCTCCGGTTCTTCGAACCGAAGAGCATCTCCAGGATCTTCTTCAACATCAGAAAGACTCTATGCAAACGAGGAAGCTCGCACAAGGGGCGAGCGTCTCGCCCCCTTCCGCTGACCACCCCGCAACCGATTGCCCGCCATACCCATCCCGCCCTATCGAGCGACGACCTCGACGGTCTGCGTCCGCTGAAAGAGGATCGGCCCCCGCTGCTCCACGAGCGTAACGGTCAAGGCGACCTTGGCTCCCGCCCCGATCCTCGCCAGCTCGGGCGGCAGCTCCCCAAGCTCGGTGAGCGGGACATTCCCGATGGCCGCCACGATCATTCCCGCCTGGATCCCGGCGGCGGCAGCCGGGCTCCCGCTCTCCACCGATCCGACCAGGAGGCCGCTCCCCGGTGCCACCCGGAACGAGGCGGCCAGATCCTCGGTCAGCTCCTGGGCGACAATGCCAAAGCGCCTGACCAGAAAATCGGCAAGCGTCGCGGTCGGAGCCTTCCGGCCCTCCTGCGCGTTCTCCCTCGCCTTCCGATACCAAGCGAGCACCCGGTCTCCGGGAATGGCAAAGCCGATCCCCTCGATCGCCTCCCCGCTGAACTTGGCCGAGCTCAAGCCGACAAAGGCGCCCGTGAGATCGACCAGCGGCCCTCCGCTGTTGCCCGGATTGATCGCGGCATCAGTCTGGAGCAGTCCTTCGATCTGGCCCTCCTCCGTGTGGATCACCCGGCCTTTGGCGCTCAAGATCCCCTTGGAGACGCTGTTCTGATAGCCGACCGGGTTTCCCAGCACGATCACTGTCTGGCCCAGAAGATTGGGAGAGAGCCGGTGAATGTCGTACGAGGGGAGCGGCTTCGGCGCATCCACCTTGAGGAGCGCCAGATCCTGGACCGGATCCTCGAAGAGGACCTTGGCCTGGAAATCGTTGCCCTGGGAGAGGCTTACCTTGACCGCCCGGTTGACCGCCCGCTCGACGACATGGGCGCAGGTGAGCACGAACCCTTCGGGCGCCACGACCACCCCCGATCCGAGGCTGCGCACGCGCTCCGAAAAGGAGTAGTACCGGCCGAAGAAGAGCTCGAAGGGGTCCCGCACCTGCCGCTGCACGACCCGTTCAGCGTTGATGTTCGCCACGGCCGGAAGCACCTTCTGGACGACCTGGACGACCGGCTCGTCGGCCGGAGCCTCGGCTCTGCCGAGCGCCGGGCCGAGCAGCCCGAGAAGGACGAGCCCGATCGATCCTCTCTTCCCCCATTGTCGTCTCATTCGCCCGATCCTTTCTCCGTTTCCCGCTGCCCAGGAGCTCCTCTCCCGGCTCCTGGGCTCGCCCAGATCGCCGAGGCGCGTCGCAGCTCGGGTGCGAGCCGTTCGGCCGACCGGAGCCGCTCCGCCACGATGCCGCGATCGAGCAGCTCCTCGACCGTCTCGAGCGCTTCGGCGAACGAGGCAAGAGACCCCCCGGCGAGCAGCCCCACCGCGGCGTTGGCCGCGAGCAGCGCCCGAACGAGCCCCTTCTCCCGACCCTGAAAGACCGCCCGGAGCCGGGAGGCGCTCTCCTGCGCGGACCCGACCAACGCCTCCTCCAACCGGGTGCCCACATAGCCCCGGCGCCGCGCGAAGGCGGCCAGCACCTCCCGGCCGTCCGGCAGAGCCAGACCCCGGATCTCCGCCTCTCCCTCGACGCCGAGCTCCCCAAGAGCCCGCCCCTTCGCGTCGGTCCCGAAGACCACGGCCGCCCGCTGGCAACCGCCAAGCCGGAGCGCCTCCTCGAAGAGGGTCAGATGGGCGCGGGAAAAGACCCCGACCACCTGCGCCATGGGGCGGGCCGGATTGAGCAGCGGCCCGAGCAGATGAAAGATCGTCTTCCGGCCCTGGGCGGCGAGCTTCTTCCGCAGGGGTCCCAGCGCCAGGAATGCCGGATGGTAATCCGGCGCATGGAGATAGGCCATCCCGAGCTCCTGCAGGCTGCGCTCCGCCGCCTCCGGCGAGAGACGGATCGGGATCCCCATCGCCTCGAGCACGTCCGCACTTCCCGAAACCTTGCTCACCCCGCGGTTGCCATGCTTGACCACCGGAAGGCCCGCCGCGGCGAGCACGAACATGGTCCCAGTCGAGATATTGCAGAGGTTGAGCCCGCCCCCGCCCGTCCCGCAGCAGTCTAGAAGAGGTCTTCCTCCCCAATGGCCGCCAAACCCCAGGGGCACCGCGCGCCCCCGGAAGGCCTCGGCGAAAAACGCGGCTTCCCCGCCCGTCGCTCCGCGTTCCTCGAGGTCGAGAAGGAAGGCGATCTTCTCTTCCTCCGCGACCCCCGCGTCGAGCAGGAGCGCGACCGCCCGCTCGACCTCTTCCCGGCCAAGCGGTCGGCCAACGAGACTCCCTAGCGCCGAAGAGTTCACGGGCCGCCCTGGGAGTGGAGCGGGCGCCCACTTTCGGCCATCGTTCGAAAGGCCGAAAACCAGCCGAGCCCGTCATTGGGACCGGGAGCCGCCTCCGGATGATACTGGACCGAAAAAATCGGCAGCTCCTCGTGCGCCATCGCCTCGCAGGTTCCATCGTTGAGGCTCACCTCCCGAACGCGGACGCCTGGAGGCAGCGATTCGGGATCGACCGCATAGCCATGGTTCTGCGAAGTGATCCTCACCATTTTTGTGACCAGGTCGGCCACGGGATGGTTGGCTCCGCGATGGCCGAACTTGAGCTTAAAGGTCCTCCCTCCCAGCGCAAAAGCAAGGAGCTGGTGGCCGAGGCAGATCCCGAAGATCGGCTTCTTCCCGACCAGCGCCCGCACCGTCCGGTGGAGCGAGGGGAGGGCCGCGGGATCCCCGGGCCCGTTGGAAAGAAAGACCGCGTCGATCCCGCTCGCCAGGATCTCCTCGGGCGGCGTTCCCGCCGGCACGACGCGCACGGCGAAGCCCGCCCGCCGCAGCAGCCGCAGGGTGGCATACTTGATCCCGAAGTCGAGGGCCGCCAGCCGGAGGGGCGGCCGGGTGGCCCCCCTTCCCTCCTCGTTCACCTCTTTCTCCCAAGAATCCTCCGCCGCCGGATGGGTCTCCCAAGCGTAGGCCTGGGGACAGGTCACCTCCCGCACGAAGTCACGCTCCCCGTAGCTCCACCCCCGTGCCATCGCCACCGCCTGGGCGAGCTCGATCGGCTCGGTCGAGAGAACCCCGCGGCAGACCCCGTGCTCCCGCAGCCGAAGGGTCAAGCGCCGCGTGTCGATGCCATCGGCGGCGACCACCCTCGCCCCGGTGAGGTAGTCCCGAAGGGTGGCGGTCGCCCGCCAGCTACTGGCCCGTTCGGAAAGCTCCCGCATCAGGAAGCCGGCGACCTGCACCCGCGAGGACTGGTCATCAAAGGGGTTGACCCCGTAGTTGCCGATCTCGGGGAAGGTCATGGCGACCAGCTGGCCCCGGTAGGAGGGATCGGTCAGCACCTCCTGATAGCCGGACATCGCGGTATTGAAGCAGACCTCACCCACGACGGTCCCCTCGCTCCCCGCCGCCCGTCCGCGAAAGACCTCCCCATCCTCCAGGACGAGCACGGCTTCCTTTCCCCTCACAAGCGCCATACGATCTTCCCCTCCACCATCGTGAGCATCGCCCTTCCCTGCACCTCCCACCCCGAGAAGGGTGTGTTCCGACCCCGGGATTGGAACGCCTGCGGATTCACGGTCCACCGGAGATCGGGATCGATGACGACCAGGTCGGCCGCGGCTCCGGTCGAAAGCGTCCCCCCCGGAAGGCCGAGGAGGCGGGCGGGAATCGTGCTCAGGCGGGCGATCAGCCCCGGCCAGTCGAGCAGCTTGGGCTTCACGAGCGTCTCCGCGGCCACCGCCAGCGTCGTCTCGAGCCCCACGATCCCGAAAGGCGCCCGATCGAACTCGACCTCCTTCTCGAAGGAGCAGTGGGGAGCATGGTCGCTCGCGATCAGGTCGATCGCTCCGTCGATGATCCCCTCGAGCAGCGCTTCCCGGTCGGCCTCGGAGCCGAGCGGGGGATTCATCTTGCAGTGGGTGTCGTAGCGGGCGAGATCTCCATCGGTCAGGGCCAGGTGGTGGGGCGTGACCTCGGCCGAAACGGCCACCCCGCGCCGCTTGGCTTCGCGGATGAGGCGGACCGAGCCCGCGCTGGAAAGATGCTGGCAGTGGAGCCGTGCGCCGGTACGCTCGGCCAGAAGGAGATCCCGGCTTACGATCAGCTCCTCGGCGAGGCTCGGCCACCCCCGGAGCCCCAGGACCGCGCTCCAGTAGCCTTCGTGCATCACCCCTCCGGCCGAGACGCTGCTCTCCTCGCAATGCTCGAGGACCGGAAGATCGAGCATGGCGGCATATTCCATGACCCGGCGCATGAGGCCCGCATCCTGGATGCAGCTCCCGTCGTCGGTCAACGCCACCACCCCGGCGGCACGCAGCGAGCCCAAGGGAGCGAGCTTCTCCCCCGTTCTCCCCTCCGAAAGGCAGCCCGTCGGGTAGACCCGGACGACCCCCTGCTCCCGGGCCCGCTCCCGGATCCAGCCGATCGTATTGGGCTGATCGGCGGGAGGACGGGTATTGGGCATCGCCACGACCGCCGTGAACCCTCCTGCCGCGGCGGCACGCGTTCCGGAGGCGAAGGTCTCCTTCTGGGGCTCCCCCGGCTCCCGCAGGTGGACGTGGATGTCGATCAGCCCCGGGGCGACGATCCGGCCGGAGGCGTCGATCGATTCCCACCTCGTCTCCACCGGAAGGGAGGCGGGATCGACGATCCGCCCGCCGGCGACAAAGAGGTCGCCCACCTCATCCCGGCCACGGCTTGGATCGAGGATGCGCCCCCCTGAAAGACGGTAGAAGCCGCTCACACCCCTTCCCTATCCCGCCGATGCAACCGAGCCAACTCCGAAAAGACCGCCATCCGCACGGCAACCCCGCTGGCGACCTGGTCGAGGATGACCGAGCTCGGCCCGTCGGCGACCTCGCTCTCCATCTCGATCCCCCGCTCGACCGGCCCCGGATGCATCAGCAGGACCTCCGGAGGGCAGCGGCCCAAGCGGGCGTTGCCGAGCCCGTAGAGAGAGACATACTCCCCGAGCGAGGGGAACATCCCCTCCCGTTGCCGCTCATGCTGGATACGCAGCAGGATGATGACCTGCGCCCAGGGCAGGACGGGATCGAGCTCGCTGCTCAGCCTGACCCCGAACCGGCCGAAGACCTCCGGAAGAAGTGTCCGAGGGCCGACCAGGGTCACCTCGGCCCCGAGCTTCCGCAAGCCCCAGATATCGGACCGGGCCACGCGGCTGTGGAGAATATCGCCGACGATCGCCACCCGGACCCCTTCGATCTTCCCGAGGCGGCGACGGATCGTGAGAAGATCGAGGAGCCCCTGCGTCGGATGCTCGTGGGCCCCATCTCCCGCGTTGATCACCGAGGAGCGCACCCGGTCGGCCAGAAAATGGGCTGCACCCGCCGCCGAATGGCGGAGCACCA from Methylacidimicrobium sp. B4 includes these protein-coding regions:
- a CDS encoding helix-turn-helix transcriptional regulator, with the protein product MRTSQAVEVLAALGQETRLDIFRLLIQAGPAGLPAGEIAARLKVPLATLSFHLQHLRHARLASSRKRGKLVLYSPNFATVDRLISYLLRDCCGRPSVARELCGEAVRRPKAGANPGASAGSPSP
- the aat gene encoding leucyl/phenylalanyl-tRNA--protein transferase; the protein is MAAIILNLFRIHFPDVSRADPDGLVAVGGDLSVGRLLAGYRSGIFPWTDRPLTWWSPDPRAVFEMDQFHVPRRLSQKLRQGKFSFTVNQAFTEVIRGCARPALGREHTWISPRFIKAYCELHRQGYAHSVEVWQDGELVGGLYGVAIGGFFAGESMFHLVSDASKAALVFTVDRLIERGFRLFDTQVATPTTRQMGAIDISRDEYLERLPDALSGSASFAP
- a CDS encoding competence/damage-inducible protein A; amino-acid sequence: MTVELVSTGTELLLGEVTEAHLAFVGRELRTLGLRLERQTVVPDGAVVRRVLEDALFRSDVVLVTGGLGVTSDDNTREAAAEAIGRELEFQEAVDARIRAFCAAKGIAALPETIRRQAMVPKGAQILWNSVGTAPGLFVQKGRLAMFLLPGPPRELVPMWRAAVVPWLRARAEGQVFLWRSWWSVGLGEWEVQERVEEGLRALGIREIGYCERAGEVELRIGHSEASVLDQAEALVKKRLGSALFGEDGTTLEAAVVGLATRSGKTIATAESCTGGLVSHRLTDVPGSSEAFTFGWIAYANEAKVAELGVDRELLAAHGAVSAAVAEAMALGASRRSGADLAVAVTGIAGPAGGTAEKPVGLVWFGLATKEKVHSFRKTFPGDRSMVKRLASQAALDALRQALLAGGELAL
- the secA gene encoding preprotein translocase subunit SecA, translated to MLKKILEMLFGSKNRREVARIWPRVAEINRFEEQLRALPDAEIQQKTVEFRKRLAAGETLEDLLPEAFAVVKNVCRRFTEARKVVEVRGHRISWEMIPFDVQLVGGIVLHQGKIAEMATGEGKTLVGTLPVYLNALTGKGVHVVTVNDYLAARDSEWMGEIYRFLGLTVGCLQQGQSFEERRRQYACDIVYGTNSEFGFDYLRDNSVVTSREEKVQRGHPYAIIDEVDSILIDEARTPLIISGPATVASTGEYERYRGPVARLVQQQMIECARLAEEAQKALAEGRPREEIGRILFKIKLGMPRNKQLLKILEEGEARRMMEDAELALYQDSRRIELYQIKEELFFAIDEKNHEADLSERGRKFLSPDDPDYFAPPDLATLFDAIGKDVALSEEEKERKRQEAQKRYEESSERIHTIAQLLRGYCLYEKDVHYVVQDNKVIIVDEYTGRLMPGRRWSDGLHQAIEAKEGVHIDRETQTLATITIQNYFRLYAKLAGMTGTAATEANELHDIYKLDVVAIPTNRPCVREDMDDSIFKTRRAKYHAIVEKIRELHGKGEPVLVGTISVESSELLSRMLKREGIPHSVLNAKYHQQEAEIVARAGLRGMVTIATNMAGRGTDIKLGEGVHGLGGLFVLGTERHEARRIDLQLRGRCARQGDPGNSKFFISLEDDLMRNFGDSRRIAGLLTRLGMKEDEELEHPWLTKAVATAQKRVEQRNYSIRKHTLQYDDVMNLQREVIYNFRDQILEAEEPRKELFDVLGEVVREEAHARLEGGVADLDGLLGWANATFPVGMRKEDLGDGDPEAAAQKILERVQQSYELKVKYEDPASLQELERITALSAIDRLWQEHLYAMDGLRGGIGLRAYGQKDPLIEYKQEAYALFQDLMGRIKREIVQNLFRSASSVLAFERFLSSLPQQLVRPDLSDGEAGAAPEPKGAAPEAEAAHHDHPIVPISRSGPKMGRNDPCPLDPTKKFKNCCGALGEKTCIKVSLLAGQSFPPPRGKGEKKKS
- a CDS encoding S1C family serine protease, whose translation is MRRQWGKRGSIGLVLLGLLGPALGRAEAPADEPVVQVVQKVLPAVANINAERVVQRQVRDPFELFFGRYYSFSERVRSLGSGVVVAPEGFVLTCAHVVERAVNRAVKVSLSQGNDFQAKVLFEDPVQDLALLKVDAPKPLPSYDIHRLSPNLLGQTVIVLGNPVGYQNSVSKGILSAKGRVIHTEEGQIEGLLQTDAAINPGNSGGPLVDLTGAFVGLSSAKFSGEAIEGIGFAIPGDRVLAWYRKARENAQEGRKAPTATLADFLVRRFGIVAQELTEDLAASFRVAPGSGLLVGSVESGSPAAAAGIQAGMIVAAIGNVPLTELGELPPELARIGAGAKVALTVTLVEQRGPILFQRTQTVEVVAR
- the trpD gene encoding anthranilate phosphoribosyltransferase gives rise to the protein MNSSALGSLVGRPLGREEVERAVALLLDAGVAEEEKIAFLLDLEERGATGGEAAFFAEAFRGRAVPLGFGGHWGGRPLLDCCGTGGGGLNLCNISTGTMFVLAAAGLPVVKHGNRGVSKVSGSADVLEAMGIPIRLSPEAAERSLQELGMAYLHAPDYHPAFLALGPLRKKLAAQGRKTIFHLLGPLLNPARPMAQVVGVFSRAHLTLFEEALRLGGCQRAAVVFGTDAKGRALGELGVEGEAEIRGLALPDGREVLAAFARRRGYVGTRLEEALVGSAQESASRLRAVFQGREKGLVRALLAANAAVGLLAGGSLASFAEALETVEELLDRGIVAERLRSAERLAPELRRASAIWASPGAGRGAPGQRETEKGSGE
- the carA gene encoding glutamine-hydrolyzing carbamoyl-phosphate synthase small subunit; amino-acid sequence: MALVRGKEAVLVLEDGEVFRGRAAGSEGTVVGEVCFNTAMSGYQEVLTDPSYRGQLVAMTFPEIGNYGVNPFDDQSSRVQVAGFLMRELSERASSWRATATLRDYLTGARVVAADGIDTRRLTLRLREHGVCRGVLSTEPIELAQAVAMARGWSYGERDFVREVTCPQAYAWETHPAAEDSWEKEVNEEGRGATRPPLRLAALDFGIKYATLRLLRRAGFAVRVVPAGTPPEEILASGIDAVFLSNGPGDPAALPSLHRTVRALVGKKPIFGICLGHQLLAFALGGRTFKLKFGHRGANHPVADLVTKMVRITSQNHGYAVDPESLPPGVRVREVSLNDGTCEAMAHEELPIFSVQYHPEAAPGPNDGLGWFSAFRTMAESGRPLHSQGGP
- a CDS encoding dihydroorotase, producing the protein MSGFYRLSGGRILDPSRGRDEVGDLFVAGGRIVDPASLPVETRWESIDASGRIVAPGLIDIHVHLREPGEPQKETFASGTRAAAAGGFTAVVAMPNTRPPADQPNTIGWIRERAREQGVVRVYPTGCLSEGRTGEKLAPLGSLRAAGVVALTDDGSCIQDAGLMRRVMEYAAMLDLPVLEHCEESSVSAGGVMHEGYWSAVLGLRGWPSLAEELIVSRDLLLAERTGARLHCQHLSSAGSVRLIREAKRRGVAVSAEVTPHHLALTDGDLARYDTHCKMNPPLGSEADREALLEGIIDGAIDLIASDHAPHCSFEKEVEFDRAPFGIVGLETTLAVAAETLVKPKLLDWPGLIARLSTIPARLLGLPGGTLSTGAAADLVVIDPDLRWTVNPQAFQSRGRNTPFSGWEVQGRAMLTMVEGKIVWRL
- a CDS encoding aspartate carbamoyltransferase catalytic subunit is translated as MGSEGPKGNPEHRAEGKWTRRHLLGLRELDREEILLLLDAADAMTSRWEGGRESPSLRGLTVVNLFIEPSTRTRVSFELAAKRLGAHVLEIDQESSSIRKGESLKDTARNLEAMGADFLVLRHSAAGAAHFLADRVRSSVINAGDGAHEHPTQGLLDLLTIRRRLGKIEGVRVAIVGDILHSRVARSDIWGLRKLGAEVTLVGPRTLLPEVFGRFGVRLSSELDPVLPWAQVIILLRIQHERQREGMFPSLGEYVSLYGLGNARLGRCPPEVLLMHPGPVERGIEMESEVADGPSSVILDQVASGVAVRMAVFSELARLHRRDREGV